Proteins from a single region of Hordeum vulgare subsp. vulgare chromosome 6H, MorexV3_pseudomolecules_assembly, whole genome shotgun sequence:
- the LOC123404987 gene encoding glycine-rich cell wall structural protein 2-like: MGANKLVLSVAIVVLLSIGLSRAIRVVNHAATADGQGSGGGGGGGTGNSQASGYGSGHGTSEAYDQNSYVYGTGGGRGGGSWQGREKSAAGYGAGGASGSGHGDASNTDAGGSSTNANGQGGGGGSGGSAGEGSGSGSGDGSGSGISDTYGPAGSSYANSGGGGGGDAGGSNDGFASGSGGGSGSSGGEAKASMHVTAASATTSYHCWITWWK, translated from the exons ATGGGCGCTAACAAGCTGGTCTTGTCCGTTGCCATCGTCGTCCTCCTAAGCATAGGGCTGTCCAGAGCCATTAGGGTGGTGAACCACGCCGCCACCGCCGACGGCCAAGGCAGCGggggtggaggcggcggcgggaccGGCAATAGCCAGGCCTCTGGCTACGGGTCCGGTCACGGGACGTCCGAGGCGTACGACCAGAACAGCTACGTCTATGGCAccggaggaggccgcggcggcggcAGCTGGCAAGGCAGAGAGAAGTCTGCGGCTGGCTACGGAGCTGGCGGCGCGTCCGGCTCGGGCCACGGCGACGCGAGCAACACGGATGCCGGCGGTTCCTCTACGAACGCGAATGGCCAAGGCGGCGGTGGTGGCTCCGGAGGGAGCGCCGGGGAGGGCAGCGGCTCCGGCTCCGGCGACGGAAGCGGGTCAGGGATAAGTGATACCTATGGACCAGCCGGTTCGAGCTACGCCAACAGCGGAGGGGGCGGAGGTGGCGACGCCGGCGGTAGCAACGATGGGTTTGCCAGTGGTTCTGGAGGTGGATCAGGGAGCAGCGGCGGTGA GGCAAAGGCCTCTATGCACGTCACAGCAGCATCCGCAACAACAAGTTACCA ttgttggattacttggtggaag